Proteins found in one Flavobacterium channae genomic segment:
- a CDS encoding penicillin-binding protein, which yields MAIEDKKISYRMYFVAVVFFMMAVFILIKLNNIQWVEGPYYRQLAKERTVKNFTIPANKGNVYSADGSLLATSIPEYTIYFDAVAPSSEHFKENIEALSDSLSVMFGKSSGHYQAKLQKARANKSRYVFIAKKLSYTEQMRLKSFPLFNKGANRGGLIIEQKIVREHPIGLVAKRTIGYERSNEDGKGLEYAFRDYLNGKNGHRMMQKIAKNQWKPISDINEKEPQDGYDIISTIDVYIQDIAHHALLKQLEHYSADHGCVIVMETKTGHVKAISNLGRAEDGSYYETQNYAITESHEPGSTFKLMDLIAVIDDKKADTSTIYDSKGGEIEYYGRRVRDSHKGGYGKISLARGFEVSSNTVVVQSVYNSYKDNPRQFVDRINSYGLNKPLGLPIKGEGIPVIPQPGTNRWSGVSLPWMAFGYGLSVTPLQTLTLYNAVANDGVMIKPIFVSEIKEWSKTIKKYNTEVINPKICSQETLDKVRKVLENVVKKGTGSKLYSKDFSMAGKTGTAQVNYKDKSKLYYASSFVGYFPADQPKYSCIVVVHKPNVAAGYYGADVAGPVFKRIAQKIFTDSPSTNHVKNIDAKVASQESEYLKYYKEVEKETRIVPNVKGMEGMDAVALLENLGLKVKVKGGAGRVKSQSLTSGQAFNKNQTIIIELS from the coding sequence ATGGCAATAGAAGATAAAAAAATATCGTATCGCATGTATTTTGTAGCTGTTGTGTTTTTCATGATGGCTGTATTTATTTTGATAAAACTGAACAATATTCAGTGGGTTGAAGGTCCTTATTATAGACAGTTAGCAAAGGAAAGAACAGTAAAGAATTTTACAATTCCAGCTAATAAAGGAAATGTATATTCAGCTGATGGTAGTTTATTGGCAACTTCAATTCCAGAATATACAATCTATTTTGATGCGGTTGCACCTTCATCTGAACATTTCAAAGAAAATATAGAAGCGCTTTCTGATTCACTTTCAGTAATGTTCGGAAAATCATCAGGACATTATCAAGCTAAATTACAAAAAGCGCGTGCTAATAAAAGTCGTTACGTTTTTATTGCAAAGAAGTTAAGTTATACAGAGCAAATGCGTCTGAAGTCGTTTCCGTTGTTTAATAAAGGAGCAAACCGTGGTGGTTTAATCATTGAACAAAAAATTGTTAGAGAACATCCTATTGGTTTGGTTGCAAAAAGAACTATTGGTTATGAACGTTCAAACGAAGATGGAAAAGGATTAGAATATGCTTTTCGCGATTATTTGAATGGAAAGAATGGTCATCGTATGATGCAAAAAATTGCAAAAAATCAATGGAAACCTATTAGCGATATAAATGAGAAAGAACCACAAGATGGTTACGATATCATTTCAACTATTGATGTTTACATTCAAGATATTGCACATCATGCTTTGTTGAAACAGTTAGAACATTACAGTGCCGACCATGGTTGTGTAATTGTAATGGAAACAAAAACCGGACATGTAAAAGCTATTTCAAATTTAGGAAGAGCAGAAGACGGTTCGTACTATGAAACGCAAAACTATGCAATTACAGAATCTCATGAGCCTGGTTCAACTTTTAAATTAATGGATTTAATTGCGGTAATCGACGATAAAAAAGCCGATACGAGTACAATTTATGATTCAAAAGGAGGTGAAATTGAATATTATGGACGACGAGTACGCGATTCTCATAAAGGAGGTTATGGTAAAATTTCTTTGGCAAGAGGTTTCGAAGTTTCTTCAAATACAGTTGTAGTACAATCTGTCTACAACAGTTATAAAGATAATCCAAGACAATTTGTAGATAGAATTAATAGTTACGGATTGAATAAACCACTTGGTTTGCCTATTAAAGGTGAAGGAATTCCAGTTATTCCTCAGCCTGGAACAAATCGTTGGTCTGGAGTTTCATTGCCTTGGATGGCTTTTGGTTATGGTTTGTCTGTAACGCCTTTGCAAACTTTAACATTGTACAATGCCGTTGCAAATGATGGAGTAATGATTAAGCCAATATTTGTAAGCGAAATTAAAGAATGGAGTAAAACCATCAAAAAATACAATACAGAAGTAATCAATCCAAAAATCTGTTCTCAAGAGACTTTAGATAAAGTGAGAAAAGTTTTAGAGAATGTGGTGAAAAAAGGAACAGGTTCAAAATTGTATTCTAAAGATTTTTCAATGGCTGGCAAAACAGGAACAGCTCAGGTTAATTATAAAGATAAATCGAAACTGTATTATGCTTCATCGTTTGTAGGATATTTTCCAGCAGACCAACCTAAATATTCTTGTATTGTTGTAGTGCATAAACCAAATGTGGCTGCGGGATATTATGGTGCCGATGTTGCTGGACCAGTTTTCAAAAGAATCGCACAAAAAATATTTACTGATTCACCATCAACGAATCATGTAAAAAACATAGATGCTAAAGTTGCTTCTCAGGAAAGTGAGTATTTAAAATATTATAAAGAAGTAGAAAAAGAAACTCGAATTGTGCCTAATGTAAAAGGTATGGAAGGAATGGATGCTGTGGCTTTACTTGAAAATTTGGGTTTGAAAGTGAAAGTTAAAGGTGGTGCTGGAAGAGTAAAAAGTCAATCGTTAACATCAGGTCAGGCATTCAATAAAAATCAAACAATTATTATCGAATTATCGTGA
- a CDS encoding FtsL-like putative cell division protein, whose product MKDGIYSLLKAKFLISDDALKNWKFIVFLVILGMFAIANNHQYDAKNYRITELNNQVKELRSEFVDRRSELMKLRMESTVAKKMETRQILPSEVPPVKIIVEDKESKKSFWDKLKIWQ is encoded by the coding sequence ATGAAAGACGGAATTTACAGTTTATTAAAAGCAAAGTTTCTTATAAGTGATGACGCTCTTAAGAACTGGAAATTCATAGTTTTTTTAGTGATTTTAGGAATGTTTGCAATTGCAAATAACCATCAGTACGATGCGAAAAATTACCGAATTACCGAATTAAACAATCAAGTTAAAGAATTACGCTCTGAATTTGTTGATAGACGTTCTGAATTAATGAAATTAAGAATGGAATCTACTGTGGCAAAAAAGATGGAAACACGTCAAATTTTGCCATCTGAAGTTCCTCCGGTTAAAATAATAGTTGAAGATAAAGAAAGTAAAAAGAGTTTTTGGGATAAATTAAAAATATGGCAATAG
- the rsmH gene encoding 16S rRNA (cytosine(1402)-N(4))-methyltransferase RsmH, translating to MTTKMEYHNPVLLKETVDGLNIRPDGVYVDVTFGGGGHSREIMSRLGSNGKLFAFDQDLDALKNAIDDERFTLINENFRFIKRFMRFHGIKQVDGILADLGVSSHQFDVAERGFSTRFDAELDMRMNQKGEISAYHVVNDYDEQDIARVLFDYGELKNARAMANVIVTARKDKEIRNSEELKKVLAKFLPGHKSNKILAQIYQAIRIEVNQEMDVLKEFLEQSLEILKPGGRLSVISYHSLEDRLVKRFIRNGMFEGEPERDFFGNFEVPFKSIGKLIVPTEEEIAINNRARSAKLRIAEKL from the coding sequence ATGACGACGAAGATGGAATATCATAATCCAGTATTGTTAAAAGAAACGGTTGATGGATTGAATATTCGTCCTGATGGAGTGTATGTGGATGTTACTTTCGGTGGTGGCGGTCACTCGAGAGAAATTATGAGTCGTTTAGGTTCTAATGGTAAGTTATTTGCTTTTGATCAAGATTTAGATGCGCTTAAAAATGCAATCGATGATGAACGATTTACTTTGATTAATGAGAATTTCCGATTCATAAAGCGATTTATGCGTTTTCACGGAATCAAACAAGTTGATGGAATTTTGGCTGATTTAGGTGTTTCTTCTCATCAGTTTGACGTCGCAGAACGAGGTTTTTCAACTCGATTTGATGCAGAATTGGATATGAGAATGAATCAAAAAGGTGAGATAAGTGCTTATCACGTGGTGAATGATTATGATGAACAAGATATTGCACGTGTGTTGTTTGATTATGGTGAGTTGAAGAATGCAAGAGCAATGGCGAATGTGATTGTTACGGCTCGAAAAGATAAAGAAATTAGAAATTCTGAAGAGTTAAAAAAAGTGCTAGCGAAGTTTTTGCCGGGACATAAAAGCAATAAAATTTTAGCTCAAATATATCAAGCCATTCGAATTGAAGTAAATCAGGAAATGGATGTTTTAAAAGAGTTTTTGGAGCAATCTTTAGAAATTTTAAAACCAGGAGGACGATTAAGTGTAATATCGTACCATTCATTAGAAGATAGATTGGTAAAGCGTTTTATTAGAAACGGAATGTTTGAAGGGGAACCAGAACGAGATTTTTTTGGAAATTTTGAAGTCCCATTCAAAAGTATAGGAAAACTAATTGTTCCTACAGAAGAAGAAATAGCAATTAACAATCGAGCTAGAAGTGCTAAACTAAGAATAGCAGAAAAATTATAA
- the mraZ gene encoding division/cell wall cluster transcriptional repressor MraZ: MKTLIGTYECKVDAKGRLMIPASLKKQLGSLEDGFVLKRSVFQPCLELFPMSEWNKMMLKINKLNRFVKKNDDFIRRFTAGVKMVEIDATGRLLIPKDLVVFAQIDKDIVLNSAINIVEIWDKDKYESAIENATDDFADLAEEVMGNLNDDEDGIS, translated from the coding sequence TTGAAAACATTAATCGGAACATACGAATGTAAGGTAGATGCCAAAGGGAGGCTAATGATACCTGCTTCGCTAAAGAAACAATTGGGTTCTTTAGAGGATGGTTTTGTTTTAAAACGTTCGGTTTTTCAACCTTGTTTGGAATTGTTTCCAATGAGTGAGTGGAATAAAATGATGTTGAAAATCAATAAGCTAAATCGTTTTGTGAAAAAGAATGATGATTTTATCAGAAGATTTACGGCTGGAGTTAAAATGGTAGAGATTGATGCAACTGGTAGGCTTTTAATTCCAAAAGATTTAGTGGTTTTTGCACAAATAGATAAAGATATTGTTTTGAATTCGGCAATTAATATTGTTGAAATTTGGGATAAAGATAAGTACGAAAGTGCGATTGAAAACGCTACAGACGATTTCGCAGACTTGGCAGAAGAAGTGATGGGTAATTTAAATGACGACGAAGATGGAATATCATAA
- a CDS encoding alpha/beta fold hydrolase, producing the protein MLKKEKKYTYFEAGEGTPIIILHGLMGGLSNFDGVANYFPPKGYKVIIPELPIYTQNILKTNVKAFSKFVKDFVVFKGFDKVILLGNSLGGHIGLYFTKMYPELVKGLVITGSSGLYESGMGESYPKRGDYEYIKKKAEDVFYDPAIATKEIVDEVFATVNDRIKLIKTLTIAKSAIRHNMAKDLPKMTTPTCIIWGRNDKVTPPNVAEEFDKLLPNSELFWIDKCGHAAMMEHPEQFNEILYSWLQKNNI; encoded by the coding sequence ATGTTAAAGAAAGAAAAGAAATATACCTATTTTGAAGCTGGAGAAGGAACTCCGATAATCATACTACACGGATTAATGGGAGGCTTAAGTAACTTTGACGGCGTGGCAAATTATTTTCCACCAAAAGGGTACAAAGTTATAATACCAGAACTACCTATTTACACTCAAAATATTTTAAAAACCAACGTTAAAGCTTTTTCAAAATTTGTGAAAGACTTTGTGGTTTTTAAGGGTTTTGACAAAGTAATTTTACTAGGAAACTCACTTGGAGGACACATCGGATTGTATTTTACTAAAATGTATCCAGAATTAGTAAAAGGTTTAGTTATTACTGGAAGTTCAGGATTATATGAAAGCGGAATGGGCGAAAGTTATCCAAAACGTGGTGATTACGAATACATTAAAAAGAAAGCTGAAGATGTATTTTATGATCCTGCAATTGCCACTAAGGAAATTGTGGACGAGGTTTTTGCTACAGTTAACGACAGAATCAAATTGATTAAAACCTTAACCATCGCTAAAAGTGCTATTCGTCATAACATGGCAAAAGATTTACCAAAAATGACTACGCCAACATGTATTATTTGGGGAAGAAATGACAAGGTTACACCACCAAATGTAGCTGAAGAATTTGACAAGCTTTTACCAAATTCAGAATTATTTTGGATAGACAAATGCGGTCATGCAGCCATGATGGAACACCCAGAACAATTCAACGAAATTCTTTATAGTTGGTTACAAAAAAACAATATATAA
- the yihA gene encoding ribosome biogenesis GTP-binding protein YihA/YsxC, which yields MKINTAEFIISNSEVDKCPKERLPEYAFIGRSNVGKSSLINMLTNHKNLAKTSSKPGKTQLINHFKINNNWFLVDLPGYGYARVSKKTKAVFQQFITDYFERREQLVCAFVLIDIRLEAQKIDLEFMEYLGESEIPFSIIFTKADKIGKTKVDSHVAAYKKQMLANNWAEMPPYFITSSLDAIGREGILEYINQINEDVFNSSNDFI from the coding sequence ATGAAAATTAATACCGCCGAATTTATAATTAGTAATTCTGAAGTTGATAAATGTCCGAAAGAACGTTTACCAGAATACGCTTTTATTGGTCGCTCTAACGTAGGAAAATCATCATTGATTAACATGCTGACCAACCACAAGAATTTGGCAAAAACCTCATCAAAACCAGGAAAAACACAATTAATAAATCATTTTAAAATCAACAACAATTGGTTTTTAGTAGATTTACCAGGATATGGTTATGCTCGTGTTTCAAAAAAAACAAAAGCTGTTTTCCAGCAATTTATTACCGATTATTTTGAAAGAAGAGAACAATTAGTTTGCGCTTTTGTTTTGATTGACATTCGATTAGAAGCACAAAAAATCGACTTAGAATTCATGGAATATTTAGGCGAAAGCGAAATTCCGTTTAGTATAATTTTTACCAAAGCTGATAAAATTGGAAAAACGAAAGTTGACTCACATGTTGCTGCTTACAAAAAACAAATGTTAGCTAATAATTGGGCAGAAATGCCACCATACTTCATTACCTCATCATTAGACGCCATAGGAAGAGAGGGTATTTTAGAATACATCAATCAAATCAATGAAGATGTATTCAATAGTAGTAATGATTTTATTTAA
- the gldC gene encoding gliding motility protein GldC: MKKSDIKITVGLDENNVPEKLLWTAQDGGVEQEEAKAMLLSVWDSKAKETLRIDLWTKDMPVDEMKQFFHQTLVAMADTFQRATADEKMSDTMRDFCDYFAEKMDLKA, translated from the coding sequence ATGAAAAAATCAGATATAAAAATTACCGTTGGATTAGATGAGAATAATGTTCCTGAAAAATTATTATGGACGGCTCAAGATGGCGGTGTAGAACAAGAAGAAGCAAAAGCAATGTTGTTGTCTGTTTGGGATAGCAAAGCTAAAGAAACGCTTCGTATTGATTTATGGACAAAAGATATGCCAGTTGATGAAATGAAACAATTCTTTCACCAAACATTAGTTGCAATGGCTGATACATTTCAACGTGCTACTGCAGATGAAAAAATGTCTGATACAATGCGTGATTTTTGTGATTACTTCGCAGAAAAAATGGATTTAAAAGCATAA
- the gldB gene encoding gliding motility lipoprotein GldB, protein MKQLLFALVAITLFSCKEDSKVEEAVANIPIQFKVERFDQIFYQSKPEDLQKIKAQYPFFFPDGNPDSIWVNKLKNPLLKELYKEVQVKYPNLGSIESDMEKMFAYVQYYFPKYKTPRVITVINEVDTEAKAFYVDTLALVSLDCYLGKEHRFYVDFPEYKKQTLEKNQILPDLVSTFCYGKIAPPSDRTLLSAMIYYGKELYIKDKLIPFYSDADKIGYTDTQIKFCQENEYYMWSNLVENKLLFDSNPKNELRFIKPAPFSKFYLEIDNQTPGRVGQWLGWQIVRSYMENHEEVTLQELMAMDTKTIFDNSKYKPKKP, encoded by the coding sequence ATGAAGCAATTATTATTTGCCCTTGTTGCGATTACTTTATTTTCTTGTAAGGAAGATAGTAAGGTAGAAGAAGCTGTTGCTAATATTCCAATCCAATTTAAAGTTGAACGTTTCGACCAAATTTTTTATCAATCAAAACCAGAGGATTTACAAAAAATTAAAGCGCAATATCCATTCTTTTTTCCAGATGGAAATCCAGATTCTATTTGGGTGAATAAATTAAAGAATCCGCTTTTAAAAGAATTATACAAAGAAGTACAAGTTAAGTATCCAAATTTAGGTTCAATTGAATCGGATATGGAAAAGATGTTTGCGTATGTTCAGTATTATTTTCCAAAATACAAAACACCAAGAGTTATTACAGTAATTAACGAAGTTGATACAGAAGCAAAAGCATTTTATGTAGATACTTTAGCTTTGGTTTCTTTGGATTGCTATTTAGGAAAAGAACATCGTTTTTATGTTGATTTTCCAGAATATAAAAAGCAAACATTAGAAAAGAATCAAATTTTACCCGATTTGGTTTCAACTTTCTGTTATGGAAAAATTGCACCACCTTCAGATAGAACTTTGTTGTCTGCTATGATTTATTATGGTAAAGAATTGTACATAAAAGATAAATTGATTCCGTTTTATTCTGATGCTGATAAAATAGGGTATACCGATACACAAATTAAGTTTTGTCAAGAAAACGAATATTATATGTGGAGTAATTTAGTTGAAAACAAATTGTTGTTTGATTCTAATCCTAAAAATGAATTACGATTTATAAAGCCAGCGCCTTTTTCTAAATTTTATTTAGAAATAGACAATCAAACTCCAGGAAGAGTTGGGCAATGGTTAGGTTGGCAAATTGTAAGAAGTTATATGGAAAACCATGAAGAAGTAACTTTGCAAGAATTAATGGCAATGGATACTAAAACCATTTTCGATAATTCAAAATATAAACCAAAAAAGCCTTAA
- the nadE gene encoding NAD(+) synthase — MTNSDTFQAEKINQHIVKWLLDYATNAKVNGFVVGISGGIDSALTSTLCAQTGLPTLCVEMPIHQAESHVNRANEHIAQLKNRFPNVFSERVDLTPVFETFKLQVPSSENEAKLNLSLANTRARLRMTSLYYLGGIHGLLVAGTGNKVEDFGVGFFTKYGDGGVDISPIADLVKSEVRLLAKHLQVPESILVAKPTDGLFGDDRSDEDQIGANYDELEWAMNQKENGKTIEDFSGREAEVFKIYSRLNSINQHKINPIPVCKIPKDFK; from the coding sequence ATGACAAATTCCGACACTTTCCAAGCAGAAAAAATCAATCAACATATTGTAAAATGGTTACTCGACTATGCTACTAACGCAAAAGTTAATGGTTTTGTTGTAGGGATTTCTGGAGGAATTGATAGCGCCTTAACTTCTACATTATGTGCACAAACAGGATTACCAACACTTTGTGTAGAAATGCCAATACATCAAGCAGAAAGTCATGTTAATAGAGCTAATGAACATATTGCACAATTAAAGAATCGATTTCCTAATGTATTTAGCGAAAGAGTAGATTTAACGCCGGTTTTTGAAACATTCAAATTACAAGTTCCATCTTCTGAAAATGAAGCAAAATTAAATCTTTCTTTAGCCAATACTAGAGCACGTTTGAGAATGACAAGTTTATATTATTTAGGCGGAATTCACGGATTATTAGTTGCCGGAACTGGAAACAAAGTCGAAGATTTTGGCGTTGGATTCTTTACTAAATATGGTGATGGTGGCGTTGATATTAGTCCGATTGCAGATTTAGTGAAAAGCGAAGTACGTTTGCTAGCAAAACATTTACAAGTTCCGGAAAGTATATTAGTTGCAAAACCAACTGATGGCTTATTTGGTGACGACAGAAGTGACGAAGACCAAATAGGTGCAAACTATGACGAATTAGAATGGGCAATGAACCAAAAAGAGAACGGAAAAACCATTGAAGATTTTTCTGGAAGAGAAGCAGAAGTCTTTAAAATTTACTCAAGATTGAACAGTATAAACCAACATAAAATCAATCCAATTCCGGTCTGCAAAATTCCTAAAGATTTTAAATAA
- a CDS encoding response regulator transcription factor, protein MIKICIADSLPVVSQGLQSYFQGNSRMEVVAVAKNLESLLNILNNKRCDVLLLDVELDGLSSIRDIKSLLKDFPDSKIMLFTNVSEQMYAPTAIKAGVSAYIPKRSELKEVESAISKVVTEGKVVFSDDVKKSIEILSKGKKSERLFKKLSTREIEVLRYLNDGKKNKEVAQILGLDEKTISTYKLRLLAKLNVTNLVDLLKKAKDLDII, encoded by the coding sequence ATGATTAAAATATGTATCGCAGATAGCTTACCCGTTGTATCCCAAGGATTGCAATCGTATTTTCAAGGTAACAGTAGAATGGAAGTTGTAGCAGTTGCTAAAAACTTAGAATCATTGTTGAATATTTTAAACAATAAACGTTGCGATGTTCTTCTTCTTGACGTAGAATTAGATGGCTTGTCGAGTATACGCGATATTAAAAGCTTACTAAAAGATTTTCCTGATTCGAAAATTATGCTTTTCACAAACGTTTCTGAACAAATGTATGCACCAACCGCAATAAAAGCAGGAGTTTCGGCTTACATTCCAAAAAGAAGCGAACTTAAAGAAGTTGAATCTGCAATTTCTAAAGTAGTTACTGAAGGTAAAGTTGTCTTTAGCGACGATGTTAAGAAAAGTATTGAAATCCTAAGCAAAGGAAAAAAATCAGAACGCTTATTTAAAAAATTATCTACACGTGAAATTGAAGTATTACGCTATTTGAATGACGGAAAGAAAAACAAAGAAGTTGCTCAAATTTTAGGTTTGGATGAAAAAACAATCAGTACTTATAAATTACGATTATTAGCCAAACTAAACGTTACCAATCTTGTAGATTTACTTAAAAAAGCAAAAGATTTAGACATAATTTAA
- the dnaG gene encoding DNA primase, whose protein sequence is MISKDTIEKVFETARVEEVIGDFVQLKRAGSNLKGLSPFVNEKSPSFMVSPVKQIWKDFSSGKGGNAVTFLMEHEHFTYPEAIKYLAVKYNIEIEETVQTDEDVAQANEKESMYLVSEFAQKYFQYTLLETEEGKAIGLSYFKERGFTTDTIKKFGLGYSPETWDAFTKEALGKGYKLEFLEKTGLSIVKDDKQFDRFKGRVMFPIQSMSGRVLGFGGRILTNDKKAAKYLNSPESEIYHKSKVLYGIFHAKQSIAKLNNCYLVEGYTDVIQMHQAGIENVVASSGTALTPDQIRLINRLTPNITVLFDGDAAGLRASIRGIDLILEAGMNVKVCTFPDGDDPDSFARKTSYEDLQLYFEENAKDFIQFKASLLMQEAKNDPIKKADLIRDMVVSISKIPDRIKREVYIKECSRIMDISEDVLFNTLAQLVKKDLSEANKQYKEEQKAFEVVKNEISQPTSKIDIQYELEHKIIQILLLYGDKEVSFEDTILAQNEEGGMVEVKEQNNYKVFQRIYLSLQEDEVELANPIFKAIYNHLIAYFNENESFELDKYLMQLPEELAQEVTTILMNEEREVLHNWEVQQIYVKQKEETISQYVTETIITLRWYLVNNIIDDLKSNISNEEQADNSETLEMVMAYLGLTHIFSKSLGRVLSRYN, encoded by the coding sequence TTGATTTCTAAAGACACCATAGAAAAAGTATTTGAAACCGCCCGAGTTGAGGAGGTTATTGGTGATTTTGTTCAGCTTAAACGTGCAGGAAGTAATTTAAAAGGTTTGTCTCCGTTTGTAAACGAAAAGTCGCCTTCGTTTATGGTGTCGCCAGTTAAGCAAATTTGGAAAGACTTTTCATCTGGGAAAGGAGGGAATGCTGTGACTTTTTTAATGGAGCACGAGCATTTTACTTATCCCGAAGCAATTAAATATTTGGCTGTAAAGTACAATATTGAAATTGAAGAAACTGTTCAAACGGATGAAGATGTAGCGCAAGCCAATGAAAAGGAAAGTATGTATTTGGTTTCCGAGTTTGCGCAGAAATATTTTCAATATACTTTATTAGAAACCGAAGAAGGAAAAGCCATTGGTTTGTCTTATTTTAAAGAACGTGGTTTTACAACCGATACAATTAAGAAGTTTGGTTTAGGATATTCTCCAGAAACTTGGGATGCTTTTACAAAAGAAGCGCTTGGGAAAGGATATAAGTTGGAATTCTTAGAAAAAACCGGACTTTCTATTGTTAAAGACGACAAACAATTCGATCGATTTAAAGGTCGTGTAATGTTTCCAATTCAAAGCATGAGTGGTCGTGTTTTAGGATTTGGAGGACGTATTCTTACTAATGATAAAAAGGCAGCTAAATATTTAAATTCTCCGGAAAGCGAAATTTACCACAAGAGTAAAGTGCTTTACGGAATTTTTCATGCCAAGCAATCTATTGCTAAATTGAATAATTGTTATTTGGTTGAAGGTTATACAGATGTTATTCAAATGCATCAGGCCGGGATTGAAAATGTAGTAGCGTCTTCAGGAACTGCTTTAACTCCAGATCAAATTCGTTTGATTAATCGCTTAACGCCAAATATTACAGTACTTTTTGATGGCGATGCTGCTGGACTTCGTGCTTCTATTCGTGGAATCGATTTGATTTTGGAAGCTGGAATGAATGTAAAAGTATGTACGTTTCCTGATGGCGATGATCCAGATAGTTTTGCTCGAAAAACTTCGTATGAAGATTTGCAATTATATTTCGAAGAAAATGCAAAAGACTTCATTCAGTTTAAGGCTTCATTGTTGATGCAAGAAGCAAAAAACGATCCTATTAAGAAAGCTGACTTAATTCGTGATATGGTAGTTAGTATTTCTAAAATTCCAGATCGCATTAAACGAGAAGTTTACATCAAAGAATGTTCACGCATTATGGATATTTCCGAAGATGTACTTTTTAATACTTTAGCGCAATTAGTTAAGAAAGATTTATCAGAAGCTAATAAACAATATAAAGAAGAGCAAAAAGCCTTTGAAGTAGTTAAGAATGAAATTTCTCAACCTACTTCCAAAATTGATATTCAATACGAATTAGAACATAAAATAATTCAAATTTTATTGTTGTATGGTGATAAAGAAGTAAGTTTTGAAGATACAATTTTAGCTCAAAATGAAGAAGGGGGAATGGTTGAGGTTAAAGAGCAAAATAATTATAAAGTTTTTCAACGTATTTATTTGAGTTTACAAGAAGATGAAGTCGAATTAGCAAATCCAATTTTTAAAGCTATTTATAATCATTTGATTGCTTATTTTAACGAAAATGAATCTTTTGAATTGGATAAATATTTGATGCAACTTCCAGAAGAATTAGCGCAAGAAGTAACGACTATTCTTATGAATGAAGAGCGTGAAGTGTTGCATAATTGGGAAGTACAACAAATTTATGTGAAGCAAAAAGAAGAAACAATAAGTCAATATGTAACCGAGACCATAATTACCTTGCGTTGGTATTTGGTCAACAACATCATTGATGATTTGAAATCAAATATTTCAAACGAAGAGCAAGCTGATAATTCAGAAACGCTAGAAATGGTTATGGCTTATTTAGGCCTAACGCATATTTTTTCGAAGAGTTTAGGTAGAGTTTTATCCAGATACAATTAA